From the Methylomagnum ishizawai genome, the window GGCACGGTCCTTATCCGCGCCAGTGAGGCGGCCAGGTGGCGTCGAGATACGGCAGGGCTTCCATCCGCGCCCGCCAGTCCGCCAACGCCGGGGGAATCGCCCCCGCCAGGTCCAGGTCCGGGCGGCGGGTTCCCAGCCGGACCCAAAGGGCGGTCAGGGGATATACCGCGTAATCGGCAAGGGTCGGTGGATCGCCCAGGAACAACGGCCCCCGTAGCGATTCCGCCAGCAGCGCCATCTTCTTACCCGCGATGGCGCGGGCCTTGACCAGCACCGCCTCGTCGGGCGGGCCGTCGCGGCGCAGTATCAGTTGCTCGAACACCTGGCGGATCGGCGGATAGAGGAAACCTTCGGCCTCCGCCGCCAACCGCCGCCCGACGGCCCGCAGCCGCGGATCGGTGGGCCAGAGCGGCGGGCCGGACTCCGGGAACGCCTCTTCCAGGTATTCCACAATGGCGGAAGACTCGTACAGCACGAAGCCATCGTGAACGATGGCGGGCACCTTACCGTGGGGGTTGATGGCCCGGTAGGCGGGTGTTTTCAGGTCGCCGGCATCGACGCTCATCAGGCGGAGCGTATAGGGAATGCGCTTGTGTTCCAGCGCCAGCCAGACTTTCCAGGCAAAGGGCGAACCGGACAGGTAATAGAACTCCAGGGACATGGCGGTATTCCTCGTGATCAAGTCCAGGCCAACGGGCGGAAAGGTAAACCATCCAGCGGCCGATGGGAATCTGGGCGGGAAATTCAAGCGCGGGCCAGGACCGCTCCCCCGGTCTGAGGCAGGGGATCAACCCCGCGCCAAGCCAGGCCAACACCCCGGCCAGGGCGAACACCGGGAGACAATCCCCGGATAGCGCCCGCAGATGACTCGCGCCATAGGCAGCCAATTTTGGCGGTTCTACGTGAATCTTCGATCATCCAAGCTCGATGCATCGTCAAATATGCGTGTACAAGCGCTGCTTTGCGCTTGGGAAGTCCGACAGATTCCTAGCCCGGCAGCGGGCCGGGCGGGTACCCGGCGTCTCATACAACCGCATGGACGGCCCCGCCGATTGCGTCGCCGCTGGCTGGCCGTTCCGCGCTATCCGTCCCCCACGGCAATTCCGGGAAACATTCGGCTTGGAGACGGCGGCAATAGTCCACCAGATGGGTCCTGGTCAGGGCATGGTCCTTGAGCGGTGATTCGATGGGGCACCCCAGCGTGTTGACCAAGATGCCATAGGCGGAGGCGTCCAGGCTGCAAGGCCGGTCCCCCATGAAATAAGGCTTGTCGGCGAGGAATTCGGCCAGCGCGTCGATATCTTCCCGGCCCAGTGCGAACGCGGCTTCCTCCGACAGCCTACCGAGTCCGTGGCCGAGCAATTGCCCCTTGATCCGGCGGCGATAATAGAACGCGCCCAGGTCACGGACGACCGGCGGCAGCCAGCCAAAAATCGCCTGCCGGTTCACCCGCCAGTTGCGCTCCGAATAATCCCAACGGGTCAGCATGCCCACCCAATAGAGGTGTTCTTCCAACAACCGCTGTAGGGCCACGGCAATCCCCTTCTGCCCAGGCGACAGCCAATTGTCGAGCGGGTCCCCGTAGGTGGTTTTCAGATGCTCGACGATCAGCCGGGAGTCGCCGATCTTCCTGTCCCCATCCACGATGAACGGCAGTTTGCCCAAGGGGGCTTGGAACGGAATGGCGGTTTCGGTGCGGTAGGGGAGTTGGGCGAGGCGTAGATAGGTTTCGATCTTGACGCAGAACTGGCTCGGGTTGGGGATTCCCCAGAAACGGGGAAATTGATACAGCACGATCATGGAGTTCCTCGGGATGGCGCGATGTTATAGTTACTTTCATTTTAAAAGCGACCACACGTTAGAGAGGTCGCTTGCATATTGCAAGTAACTTTTTCCAAGAACCCAATTTATATGAACGAGAACGATGACATGCCGGCTTACGGGCGTTCCCCGTGCCCGGTGGCGAATGTGCTGGACCTGTTCGGCGACAAATGGACCTTGCTGGTCGTCCGCGACCTGATGCTGGGCAAGGCCCGCTACGGCGAGTTTGCCCAATCCCCGGAAGGCATCCCGACAAACATCCTGGCCGACCGCCTGAAGAGACTGGAGCAAGCCGCCGTGGTGGAGAGGAAGGCGTATTGCGAGAAGCCGCTGCGATACGAGTACGGACTGACCACCAAGGGCCGGGAACTGCTGCCGATCCTGGAGGCCATGGCCGATTGGGCCAAAAAGCACGTGCCGGGCTCGACGGTATTCCCGCGCTGGCAACGGTCGGGGTGAACCCCATGTACAGCCAGCGCCGATCCAAATCTTCTTTTGGGCACCCGGCGAGGGAAAGATATTTCGGTGCCAGATTCGAAAATGGCCGAGTATTCCACAGCGGGCGCGAAGGTCCGGTGACTTCCAGCCACGGGCGAATCCCCGGAACTTGTTCATCGTTCAATCGGCAGCCGACGACACCGCGATTGAACCCGACCCTTTTGGCCCGC encodes:
- a CDS encoding glutathione S-transferase family protein, which produces MIVLYQFPRFWGIPNPSQFCVKIETYLRLAQLPYRTETAIPFQAPLGKLPFIVDGDRKIGDSRLIVEHLKTTYGDPLDNWLSPGQKGIAVALQRLLEEHLYWVGMLTRWDYSERNWRVNRQAIFGWLPPVVRDLGAFYYRRRIKGQLLGHGLGRLSEEAAFALGREDIDALAEFLADKPYFMGDRPCSLDASAYGILVNTLGCPIESPLKDHALTRTHLVDYCRRLQAECFPELPWGTDSAERPASGDAIGGAVHAVV
- a CDS encoding winged helix-turn-helix transcriptional regulator: MNENDDMPAYGRSPCPVANVLDLFGDKWTLLVVRDLMLGKARYGEFAQSPEGIPTNILADRLKRLEQAAVVERKAYCEKPLRYEYGLTTKGRELLPILEAMADWAKKHVPGSTVFPRWQRSG
- a CDS encoding glutathione S-transferase family protein, with product MSLEFYYLSGSPFAWKVWLALEHKRIPYTLRLMSVDAGDLKTPAYRAINPHGKVPAIVHDGFVLYESSAIVEYLEEAFPESGPPLWPTDPRLRAVGRRLAAEAEGFLYPPIRQVFEQLILRRDGPPDEAVLVKARAIAGKKMALLAESLRGPLFLGDPPTLADYAVYPLTALWVRLGTRRPDLDLAGAIPPALADWRARMEALPYLDATWPPHWRG